The Dickeya poaceiphila DNA window AGCGCCACTTCCGCCAGCGAGCTTTGCGTTTCCGCCAGCCACACATCCACGTAGGGGTTCAGGGCATCGATCAGTGTTTTCAGAATCGGCGTCGCGGCAGCGACGTTGAACAAATCCGGACGATAAGACCCCAGCACCGGCGGCAGCGAACCGGCGACACGCACCGGGTGCGACACGGCATCCGCCGCCTGACGCGCCAGTTGCCCGGCCAGCACCGCCAGCGCCTGACCACGAGCGTTAAACTCCGCATCGCCAATATGAAAAGGCACCACGGCATAGCTGTTGGCGGTAATCACCTGCGCGCCGGCAGCAATAAAGCTGTCATGTACCTGACGCACATACTGCGGCGACTCCATCAGCGCCAGCGCCGACCACTCCGGCTGACGAAAAGGAGCACCAATGCGAGCCAGTTCACGACCCATTCCTCCGTCCAGAATCAGCACGTTGTTTGACATCGTCTTTCCTTCATCACGTCATTACGTAAAAAAATCTTCTGCCACCATACAAAAACCCCATATAGATGTCTAGATGCCTTGATAGCCAAAAGCACAGACTGTCATCAGGCCAGTGGTGGCGGGGCTGGCAGCGCACCCAGTCATTTTTGTTTATTATTTGTTCAAGACTGATTTCTCTACGATGCTCCAATTTCCTTGAGCCAGGTCAATTTTAGCGCAATAAAACTGCCCCCCCTTACAGGCGAATTCAATATATAGTGTCTATCCTTTTTCAAGAACCCACATATTGTGTTTATCCACAAAGCATCCACAACCTCTGTACCCGTTGTCAGTTGCGGCTTTTTCCTGTGGATAACCTTAACAAAGGAAACACACCGAGGAACAACATGAAACCAGTAGTGATTAAACGAGACGGATGTCAGGTACTTTTTGACGAAAACCGAATCAATGACGCGGTCCTCAAAGCGGCCAAAGCCGCTGACGTGGATGATGCGGACTACTGTGCCACCGTTGCCGGTGCCGTCGCCCAGCAGATGCAAGGGAAAGCGCGCGTTGATATTCGTGAGATCCAAAACGCGGTGGAAAACCTGCTGATGTCCGGCAAATACAAGCAACTGGCGCGCACCTATATTGAATACCGCCATGATCGTGATGTGGCGCGCGAGCGTCAGGGCCAGTTAAATCAGGAAATCCGCGGATTAGTGGAACAGAGCAATATGGCCCTGCTCAACGAAAACGCCAATAAAGACAGCAAAGTCATCCCTACTCAACGCGACCTGCTGGCGGGCATTGTCGCCAAACATTACGCCAAACAGCACATTCTGCCGCGCGACGTGGTGCTGGCTCACGAACGCGGCGAGATTCACTACCACGACCTCGACTATTCGCCGTTCTTCCCGATGTTCAACTGTATGCTGATAGACCTCAACGGCATGTTGACGCAGGGCTTCAAGATGGGCAACGCGGAAATCGAGCCGCCGAAGTCTATCTCCACCGCTACCGCGGTCACCGCGCAGATCATCGCGCAGGTCGCCAGCCATATCTACGGCGGCACCACCATCAACCGTATTGATGAAATTCTGGCGCCGTTCGTTACCGCCAGCCATGAAAAACACAGTGCCGTCGCCCACGAATGGCAGATTCCCAACGCCGAAGACTACGCGCGCAGCCGTACCGAAAAAGAGTGCTACGACGCCTTCCAGTCGCTGGAATATGAAGTCAACACCCTGCACACCGCCAACGGCCAGACGCCGTTCGTCACCTTCGGCTTCGGTCTAGGCACCAGTTGGCAGTCACGGTTGATTCAACAGTCCATCCTGCGTAATCGCATCGCCGGGCTTGGCAAAAACCACAAAACGGCGGTGTTCCCGAAACTGGTGTTCGCCATCCGCGACGGCGTCAACCACAAGCCGGGCGATGTGAATTACGACATCAAACAACTGGCGCTGGAATGCGCCAGCAAGCGCATGTACCCGGATATTCTCAATTACGATCAGGTGGTTAACGTCACCGGTTCGTTCAAAACGCCGATGGGCTGCCGCAGCTTCCTTGGAGTGTACGAAGAAAACGGCGAGCAGATCCACGATGGCCGCAACAACCTGGGCGTCATCAGCCTCAACCTGCCGCGTATCGCGCTGGAAGCCCAGGGTGATGAAGCGCGCTTCTGGCAATTGCTGGACAAGCGACTGCTGCTGGCGAAAAAAGCACTGATGACGCGTATCGCGCGGCTGGAAAATGTAAAAGCCCGTGTAGCGCCTATACTTTATATGGAAGGGGCCTGTGGCGTACGCCTGAAAGCAGACGACAATATCGCCGAGATTTTCAAGAATGGCCGCGCATCTATTTCACTGGGCTATATCGGGGTTCACGAAACCATCAACGCGTTGTTCAGCAATCAGGTGCACGTGTTTGATGATGAAACCCTGCGGCAGAAAGCGGTGGCGATTGTCGCGCACCTGAAGGCCGCCACCGAAAGCTGGAAGGAAGAAACCGGTTATGGTTTCAGCCTCTACAGTACGCCAAGCGAAAACCTGTGCGACCGTTTCTGCCGTCTGGATACGGCTGAATTCGGCGTAGTGGCTGGCGTCACCGACAAGGGCTACTACACCAACAGCTTCCATCTCGACGTGGAGAAAAAGGTCAATCCATATCAGAAGATCGACTTTGAGGCCCCTTATCCGCCGCTGGCAAATGGCGGTTTTATCTGTTACGGCGAGTATCCTAACCTGCAGCACAATCTCAAGGCGCTGGAGGACGTATGGGACTACAGCTACACCCGCGTCCCTTATTACGGCACCAATACGCCAATCGACGAGTGCTACGAGTGCGGTTTTACCGGCGAGTTCAACTGTACCAGCAAAGGCTTTACCTGCCCGCAGTGCGGTAATCACGACGCCTCGCGCGTCTCGGTAACACGGCGGGTGTGCGGCTATCTGGGCAGCCCGGATGCGCGTCCGTTTAATGCCGGCAAGCAGGAAGAGGTCAAACGCCGGGTAAAACACCTTGCCAGTGGGCAACTGGGCTGACAGTCTGCGCGGTGCGCTCGGTGGGCGCGGTCCGTGCACGATTGCAGCGTTAAGCTGATGCCGCCCGACGGGCGGCTTTTTGGACGGTCATCGCTATGAACTACCATCAATACTATCCGGTGGATGTGGTCAACGGTCCGGGAACACGCTGTACGCTGTTTGTGGCAGGCTGCGAACATCAGTGCCCCGGCTGCTATAACCAGAGCACCTGGCGACTGAACTCCGGGCACCTTTTCACACAGGAAATGGAAGATCGCATCATCGCCGATCTGCAAAATACCGACCTGCCTTTGCAAGGGCTGTCGCTGTCAGGCGGCGACCCGCTGCACCCGCAAAACGTGCCTGATGTGTTGCGGCTGTTGCAACGGGTGCATGACGAATGTCCCGGTAAAAACATCTGGATGTGGACCGGCTACCGGCTGGATGAACTGACGCCGGAACAGCGCAACGTGGTAGACCTGATCAATGTCCTGGTGGATGGTCGCTTCGTGCAGGAACAACGGGATTTGACGCTAATGTGGCGTGGCAGCCGTAATCAGGTGATTCATCACCTGCGCTAATACGTCTCAGCGCAGGCCAGCCGTGTGGCGCACACACCAACGGCAACAATCACTAACGCTGGGGATGGGTTACAGTGCTTCCACCACCGTGTTGCGCCGCCAAAGGTGCTTCTTTCCAAACCCCAGCGCGTTGTCCGTCATTTTCATTTCGTTAAGCAACAGCTTCCAGACCGGCGCACCGCTGCTGCGCGCAATCGGGAAGCGCACGTTATAGCGGCTGCGCGCCTGCGCTTCTTCCTCGCCCGTCAACCGACTGATCTCACCTAAAAACTGCACGCCTCTAATCAGCAGCACGCTCTTTGGCTGCCCATTGACCGTGCCCGCCACCTTCGGACAGCGCCGCATGATCTCGCCGTGCCGGGTATCCGGCTCCGTCATCAGATAAAAAGCAATCTTTTCATCATCAAACACATAAAAACAGTTAGCGCACCATAACTCATCATCATCGCTGACACACAGCGTCAGCACATGCAACTTCTTCAGATAGCGGGAAATGACTCCCAAGGTATTCTCTGCTTCCACGGCCTCTCTCCGGGTGGAATGTCGTTAATCCTTGCCTGACCGGATAGCATCAGTCCCTGTCATCGTGAACTGCATAACATGCCACTTCCAGGGCAAAATACGGACCTATTACACGGCTATTCTACCCTTCATTGATAGAAAAAACGGATAACATCTTCACATAAAGGGAAATTTTAGTGCTATGCTCAAACAGAGTCTCCCCCGGTCGGCATAATCATCGCCGCCAGAGTGCACACGGACCGCGCACCCAGTGGAGTAATACTGCGGGCACAGAAAGCATAACGGCAAAAACATACCGTTAATTGCAACTTATTCCGGTTATTCTGCCTTCGGTCTGATACCACCTTACCATTCAGCACGACCGACAGCAGATTATTGAAAAAATGTGAAGCGAATAAAACATTACTCAATAAGGCTTTGATTTTCTCCACTATCTGTATCCTAAATAAAATCATACGACTGACCGTGGAGAAATAAGGGGATACAACCTGGTATTTAACATACCGGAAACCAATTATATAACAGCCCTTTACCACTACTAATAATAAGCATTACCGCATTAAAGGTGAAAAACTCAGCAAGTAGCTATAATTGGATTAAGAAAGACATTGGATTAAGAAAACAATTGGATATACCCAAAATAATTCGAGTTGCAGGAAGGCGGCAAGAGAGTGAATCCCGATGAGCTTACTCTAGTAAGTGATTCGGGTGAGCGAACGCAGCCAACACACCTGCAACTTGAAGTATGACGGGTATAGAAGTAAAAATCGAATTAAAGCAACGTGTTTTACATCGTTCGGACTGCGAAAAGGCGGTACCGGGGAGAAACATATCGACCTAATCATCACGTCGTTATGACATAGGCAATCGGACATATCGCAAGGGGAAATAACACAAAACAAGTCAGCAGAACCGATTCACCTGAGAATATCTGCTTTTACAGTTTATTAAATATATCCGTTACGTTGTACATATTGGGAATCTGACAACCAGTTGCAGAAATACCCAGGAGAGAAAATGAAAAACTACAAAATTGGTATTCGGCTATCAGTGGGGTTTGGGATACTTATCGCGTTTTCGTTGATCATGCTTGCCAGCGGCATTTATCAGCTAAACCAAATTACCCAGAATGCTGAGCGCATCATGCAAGTCCCTCTGCGCAAAGAGCGGCTGGTGGCGGACTGGGCGGCGACGCTTTCCGCCGGTATACAGCGAACCACCGCCACCGCGCGCAGCAGTGACCCCTCGCTGGCGCAGGTTTTCGCAGCAGATAACGCCAAGGCCACCAAAGAGAACAATGAACGTGTAGAAAAATTTACCGAGCTGGTGTCATTGAATGAAGAAAAGGCGCTGCTGGATAAATTAAACGCTGACCGTCAGGCCTATATCAAAGCGCGAGATGAAATTTTCAGCGCTAAGGCCGCAGGGAACGCTGAACAGGCTAAACAAGCCTTTGAACAAAAGCTGCTGCCTATCTCTGTTGAATACCAAAAAAGCATGAACACCTTGCGCGACTATCAACGCAACGGCATTGACCGGATGCAGGTGGAGATTAGCGAACGCGCCAGGAGCAGCTATTTCTTTCTTGGCATACTTGGGGCGTTGATTACTATCATCGGCTCCGTGCTCGCCTGGGTACTGACCCGCAGCATTGTGCAGCCGTTGCAAAAAGCGGTACAGGTGACATATGCCGTCGCCAAGGGTGATCTGACCGAAATGATTTCCGCGCAAGGCCGCGATGAGCTGGCGCAGTTGCAACACGCGCTACATGAAATGACGTCTCAGTTACGCACCGTAGTCGGCGACGTGCGCGAAGGGTCTGAAGCCATTGCCGGTGCATCGTCTCAGCTTTCGGTGGGCAATCAGGATCTCTCCAACCGCACCGAAGAACAGTCCGCAGCACTGCAGGAAACCGCAGCGTCTATCGAACAGCTCACCTCAACCGTTAAACAAAACGCCGATAACGCCAGACAAGCCAGCCAGTTGGCGCAAGACACCGCCAATCAGGCTCAATCCGGTGGTCAACTGGTGGGCGAAGTGGTGCAAACCATGGGCGCTATCGATAGTTCTTCGAAGAAAATCGTCGATATTATCGGCGTTATCGACAGCATCGCTTTCCAGACCAATATTCTGGCGCTCAATGCGGCGGTTGAAGCGGCTCGTGCCGGCGAACAGGGCCGTGGATTTGCAGTAGTAGCCAGCGAAGTACGCAGCCTGGCCCAACGCAGCGCTTCCGCCGCCAGAGAAATCAAAGAACTGATTAGCCATTCCGTAGAAACCGTGGACGCGGGGAACCGACTGGTGGAAAAAGCCGGTGCATCCATTCAGGGGATTGTGGATGGGGTGCGCAAAGTGAGCGAACTGGTAGGTGAAATCAGCATCGCCAGCCAGGAGCAGTCACTTGGCATCGAACAGGTGAATATGGCCATCAATAAGATGGAACAGACCACATTGCAAAACGCCTCACTGGTGAGAGAAGGCAATAACGCGACACAAGCCTTGCAGCAGCAGGCAGAGCAGTTAAAACAGGTGGTTAGTATCTTCCATTTGGGCGGCACAAGGGCTGACGCTTATCACCAACCCAGCAGCAGACCAATGCTTTCAGCCTCCCCTGCTCCAGCCAAAACGCTGGCCTTAAAACCGGCGGCGTCATCACGCAAAACGGCAGGCAGCGAGGATGACTGGCATTCCTTTTAAGCAGCGTTTTTAACGCCGTTTGCCGTCAACAACAAACCAGAGGCACCCTTCCCCAAAGGGTGCCTCTGGCGCTTCAGCAGTCCCTTTTTGATAAAGCGTTTATCCCCGCTGGCG harbors:
- the nrdD gene encoding anaerobic ribonucleoside-triphosphate reductase; translation: MKPVVIKRDGCQVLFDENRINDAVLKAAKAADVDDADYCATVAGAVAQQMQGKARVDIREIQNAVENLLMSGKYKQLARTYIEYRHDRDVARERQGQLNQEIRGLVEQSNMALLNENANKDSKVIPTQRDLLAGIVAKHYAKQHILPRDVVLAHERGEIHYHDLDYSPFFPMFNCMLIDLNGMLTQGFKMGNAEIEPPKSISTATAVTAQIIAQVASHIYGGTTINRIDEILAPFVTASHEKHSAVAHEWQIPNAEDYARSRTEKECYDAFQSLEYEVNTLHTANGQTPFVTFGFGLGTSWQSRLIQQSILRNRIAGLGKNHKTAVFPKLVFAIRDGVNHKPGDVNYDIKQLALECASKRMYPDILNYDQVVNVTGSFKTPMGCRSFLGVYEENGEQIHDGRNNLGVISLNLPRIALEAQGDEARFWQLLDKRLLLAKKALMTRIARLENVKARVAPILYMEGACGVRLKADDNIAEIFKNGRASISLGYIGVHETINALFSNQVHVFDDETLRQKAVAIVAHLKAATESWKEETGYGFSLYSTPSENLCDRFCRLDTAEFGVVAGVTDKGYYTNSFHLDVEKKVNPYQKIDFEAPYPPLANGGFICYGEYPNLQHNLKALEDVWDYSYTRVPYYGTNTPIDECYECGFTGEFNCTSKGFTCPQCGNHDASRVSVTRRVCGYLGSPDARPFNAGKQEEVKRRVKHLASGQLG
- the nrdG gene encoding anaerobic ribonucleoside-triphosphate reductase-activating protein — encoded protein: MNYHQYYPVDVVNGPGTRCTLFVAGCEHQCPGCYNQSTWRLNSGHLFTQEMEDRIIADLQNTDLPLQGLSLSGGDPLHPQNVPDVLRLLQRVHDECPGKNIWMWTGYRLDELTPEQRNVVDLINVLVDGRFVQEQRDLTLMWRGSRNQVIHHLR
- a CDS encoding methyl-accepting chemotaxis protein → MKNYKIGIRLSVGFGILIAFSLIMLASGIYQLNQITQNAERIMQVPLRKERLVADWAATLSAGIQRTTATARSSDPSLAQVFAADNAKATKENNERVEKFTELVSLNEEKALLDKLNADRQAYIKARDEIFSAKAAGNAEQAKQAFEQKLLPISVEYQKSMNTLRDYQRNGIDRMQVEISERARSSYFFLGILGALITIIGSVLAWVLTRSIVQPLQKAVQVTYAVAKGDLTEMISAQGRDELAQLQHALHEMTSQLRTVVGDVREGSEAIAGASSQLSVGNQDLSNRTEEQSAALQETAASIEQLTSTVKQNADNARQASQLAQDTANQAQSGGQLVGEVVQTMGAIDSSSKKIVDIIGVIDSIAFQTNILALNAAVEAARAGEQGRGFAVVASEVRSLAQRSASAAREIKELISHSVETVDAGNRLVEKAGASIQGIVDGVRKVSELVGEISIASQEQSLGIEQVNMAINKMEQTTLQNASLVREGNNATQALQQQAEQLKQVVSIFHLGGTRADAYHQPSSRPMLSASPAPAKTLALKPAASSRKTAGSEDDWHSF
- a CDS encoding YhbP family protein is translated as MEAENTLGVISRYLKKLHVLTLCVSDDDELWCANCFYVFDDEKIAFYLMTEPDTRHGEIMRRCPKVAGTVNGQPKSVLLIRGVQFLGEISRLTGEEEAQARSRYNVRFPIARSSGAPVWKLLLNEMKMTDNALGFGKKHLWRRNTVVEAL
- a CDS encoding homocysteine S-methyltransferase family protein, whose amino-acid sequence is MSNNVLILDGGMGRELARIGAPFRQPEWSALALMESPQYVRQVHDSFIAAGAQVITANSYAVVPFHIGDAEFNARGQALAVLAGQLARQAADAVSHPVRVAGSLPPVLGSYRPDLFNVAAATPILKTLIDALNPYVDVWLAETQSSLAEVALVRELLANDPRELWLSFTLQDELDADGHARLRSGETVAAAAQEAARLGAANLLFNCSRPEVMASAVAQASATLKAQPAAMGVGVYANAFEPDDNQRGANEGLSRLRTDTHPEGYLQWAQEWVAQGASIVGGCCGIGPEHIARLAQAFNRQG